TGCAGTTGTCATGATTGCTGATTTTATAGCGGCTGGCGACCAATCAGGGTGAGAACTTTTGATCAATGCAGCAATACCACTTAGGTGAGGACAAGACATTGAAGTACCGGAAACAATGTTAAAAGCTGGAATTTTGTTGTCTACAGAAACACCCCATGCAGCTAGAATGTTGACACCTGGACCAATGATGTCTGGTTTAAGAATTCCTGGACTTTCTTGGCTTGGTCctcttgaagaaaatgaaacaacAGAAGGAGCTAAAGAATCACCAATTACTGTTCCTTTGAATATCAATGTTGCTGTTGGATTGTAGGTTGAGTTTATGTAATCTTTGATTGTTAAACCAGCTTTGTAACTCACTTCAACCGCAGGTAGAACATGAGCAGTAGCAAAAGTGCTGAAACCATCACTTTCTGAGTTTACAAGAATCACTGCTACACCACCTGAATTTAAAACTTCTTGTCCTTTCACAGTGCTTGGAACACGTCCTCCGATATCACACAACACTACTTTTCCACTTAGATCGATGTTCTTTAAGGATCCTGGAAGACACAAAGACTGATTCTGTGTCTGGTTTCCGAATCCAAATGAGCCTGCATACACAAGAGGTAATAATTGTTCAGAAAAATCTTTGGGTTGGAATAATGTTTCACCTTCATATTCATTTCCATTTCCTAGCTTTGCTGATGCTACAATTTTTCTATCAATTGTGCTTGCACCAACAGTGAGGATCCAAGGAGCTTCATTGGAAAGAGTGCTGTATCCAGGACCAGAGTTTGCAGCAGAGCAACTAACAAAAACACCATTTTGAGTAGCAGCAAAAGCACCAATTGCAATTGGGTCTTCAAAGAATGGAAGAGAACCTAAACCAAGTGAAAGTGAAAGAACATCTACACCATCTTCAATAGCTATATCTATTGCAGCTAAGACAGAACTTTCAAAGCATCGAATGTTATCATCACAAACTTTGTACATTGCTATGTGAGCATTAGGTGCCATACCAGCTGCTACACCTTTAGCATTACCAAAAACACTTGCATCTTCTACGAATCTTCCTGCAGCCTCTGCAGCAGTGTGAGTTCCGTGGAAGAAATTCTCAAACGGAGGCTCTTGAATTGCATTTTTTACCATGTTTCTTGCTCCTATGAGCTTATTGTTGCATACTTGCCCTCCGGTGAATTCACAATGGCCTTTCCATTTTGCAGGTGGTGGCGGCATTCCTTCGTCGTTGAAAGATGGATGTAAAGGGAATATTCCCGAGTCTATGATACCAATTATGACGCCTTTTCCAAGGTTATCGTCGCTCCACAATCCTTGTCCTTGTTTCAGACCCAAGAATGTTGGAGTGTGAGTTGTATGTAATTCAAGGGTCCTTTCAGGTCTTGCTGACACAATTTCACCTTTCTCTTGAAGAGATTTGGCTTCTTCTGGTGTTAGCTTCACAGCAAATCCAGAGGCTACTTTGCGGTAAGAGAAAACCATTCTTTCTTTGTGAGGAAAAGTTTGTGGAAGGAATGAATGGTACCAACTATGCAAATCTTCTGATTGAAGAGAAGCaacattttctgattttttgacATGAACAATGTATGTCATTAAGTTTATTTGATCATGTTCTAGATTCTCCTCTGCAATCAACATTGATGTAATTTGGTTGATACTGCATATAATGAAAATGAGGCTAACAAGTAGTGTAAGCTCCATCTTCATCATGATTtggaatttgatgaaaaaaagagaaagttgCTTGTGATTTGCCTAGTGACATGCATGTGTATATATAGATAGAATGTTTGTGTGATATCCAATTGGccatagtttttattttaattacttattACATAGGAAAACAAGGAAATGCATTGTGCTGGCTTGGGACGGCTAATTAGTCttcaatgaatgataaataggaatgataaaagatttttttttttggcaatttGATAAAGCAAATCTCATAGTAATGCCCGCTAAATATTGTGTTAATATGTATGGATTTGGTCTGGTGCCAACTGCTAATAACAGCTATACAGTAAATAATACATTGGTAATATATTTTTCTGGACATATCTCCCTAACGTTCACATATGTTTTTTTAGCTTGGAATGGTTATCAACAAAAAGACAGTTTTATATTGTATTGGAgaaattcaaaaatttgataaattattattaataaatggTTTCAATGTTGGGGATTTGAACtttgtgtatgtttggtttcaattttaGAGCGGTCAAAATTGATTTCTAAAGGCCGTAGATTATATTTTATCATGTTTGAAAGATTTAAaggagaattgattttgcttgTAGAAAACATGAGGTGGTGGTGAAGAAAACGCAAACCTAAACATATGCTTAGTTTTTGTTAATAGTCGACATAGTCTCAGTTTGTCAGCGTAAAATATTCGAAGAAAACTTATAATATAAACAAGATGAACATGCAATCAAACTATAAAAATACTAATATGCaaccaaattcaaaaatatttttagtacTATAATTGGAGCAATTGTGGCTACAATAAGcctctttcttcttttctttcttcatatAATTTCCTCATCCAGCCAAGCCACCTACCGTCAATAACACTGATGTCTTTGAAGTTGGGATTGCAGATCTGCAGTTCAAAAAGGACTTGTGTTAGATGGAAGAGTGAAATATCAAAACACAACTAAATCAAAAGCAAGAAGTTGCATAATGCTCAAAAGGGAAGGCAGCCATATCCTACTATGAACAGAGAAATAAATTAGATTCAACAATGATAATAAGAGCATGTACCACAAAACACATAGAGATGGCAAATTTTAACtaacaagaataaaaataaattaaaacgaTTCTTGCTCAACAAATCAGTGTAGACATGCACGAACTAGTTAAACTATTCTCTTCCACCCTCAAGTACGGCACACCGTGTTTTGAGGTAATGTCCGTTTTGAGTGTAAGCTCATCATACAGTTTTGTCCTTTATAAAAGACATCTCATagaaaataatcatataaaatccaTCATAGAAAATAATCACACAACATACAAGAATTAACAgaaattcaaataaatcaattggGTTTTCTTGACAACGTGGGAAAAGCAGAGGCAATCCATCAAAACACATAGAGATGGCTCAAAACATGGCACTTGATCAAAACCTTGAGGAAGAAGCAACTCTTTGTATGTCTGTTTACTCAGATAAAGTGAAATAATCACATATTGCTCAAAAGGAATATTCTTGCAATCATAACGGTGGTAGTTGCGAAGAGTTGCCAACCAATTAACATTACCACTCAAATGCACACTCCAATTTAGGCGATGATAGAGAGGAAATCTTTGAATAGTTTTCCAAACATTATCGCGGAAACTAAAAACTCTTGCCTCTGGTTCTAAGGCAACTACCTT
Above is a genomic segment from Medicago truncatula cultivar Jemalong A17 chromosome 5, MtrunA17r5.0-ANR, whole genome shotgun sequence containing:
- the LOC120580492 gene encoding subtilisin-like protease; its protein translation is MMKMELTLLVSLIFIICSINQITSMLIAEENLEHDQINLMTYIVHVKKSENVASLQSEDLHSWYHSFLPQTFPHKERMVFSYRKVASGFAVKLTPEEAKSLQEKGEIVSARPERTLELHTTHTPTFLGLKQGQGLWSDDNLGKGVIIGIIDSGIFPLHPSFNDEGMPPPPAKWKGHCEFTGGQVCNNKLIGARNMVKNAIQEPPFENFFHGTHTAAEAAGRFVEDASVFGNAKGVAAGMAPNAHIAMYKVCDDNIRCFESSVLAAIDIAIEDGVDVLSLSLGLGSLPFFEDPIAIGAFAATQNGVFVSCSAANSGPGYSTLSNEAPWILTVGASTIDRKIVASAKLGNGNEYEGETLFQPKDFSEQLLPLVYAGSFGFGNQTQNQSLCLPGSLKNIDLSGKVVLCDIGGRVPSTVKGQEVLNSGGVAVILVNSESDGFSTFATAHVLPAVEVSYKAGLTIKDYINSTYNPTATLIFKGTVIGDSLAPSVVSFSSRGPSQESPGILKPDIIGPGVNILAAWGVSVDNKIPAFNIVSGTSMSCPHLSGIAALIKSSHPDWSPAAIKSAIMTTANTLNLGGIPILDQRLLPADIFATGAGHVNPFKANDPGLVYDIEPEDYVPYLCGLGYSDKEIEVIVQWKVKCSNVKSIPEAQLNYPSFSILLGSDSQYYTRTLTNVGFANSTYRVELEVPLALGMSVNPSEITFTEVNEKVSFSVEFIPQIKENRRNQTFGQGSLTWVSDKHAVRVPISVIFK